GATCTAGTTACAGCTGCAATCAGGTAATCTTTGATTTGTAGGTAACAATATTTCATATATCGTTGTATGTAAGGGGTGAATGTAGATTCTGTACGCAGCATACTGTTAAAAGAATCTTCATTTTTATATTTATTGGGTGTTTGTCTGTAACCGGATGTACCTCACAAAAAACTCAAGCAACTGACGGGGTAGAATACAAAACTCAGGTTGTCGGTTGGGTAGAAAAAGCAAGGATTCCTGGTGTTGCTCAAGAGATCAAAGTAAAGCTTGATACTGGTGCCAAGACCACGTCAATTAATGCTGAAATTTTAGACAAATTCAAGTGGATGGAAGACTAGTGCGATCGCCTTTTCAATATTCTCAGTTTTCTCGGTTTCGCGATCGCACAAGGTTTTGATACGATGTTTTGACAACAAGTGATTTTTGCAATATTGTTGTTGTATTAAACACATCCTGTTCTTAACCTCATAGGAACACATCATGAAAAATACCATTTTGACGACAAACTCCGGTCTCAGTGACAACGAAAACACCACGAACAGCAAACGACAAAACCAACGAAACCACAACCTACTTCAAATCGACGACGAGTGGGAGGGACTGACAGACGAGGATCTGCGAGCAATATGGGGCGGCAGCGTTAGTCTTCTCCAACAAGTGGAGGATGTGGTAGGAGGGAACGAGCTAAGTGTGAATGATTTACAGCAAGCGTTATTAGATTTAAATATTCTTTAGTGATTCGTATTAGATTAGCGTTTTATTACCTCACTCGTGCAACTTCGGTCAAACGCTCTATTTGCAAGGACAAACTTCTTTACCACAGTAGCCACTTCGGGGCTTTCGGATACCTGGAACTGCTCCCAAAGTGTTAACTAGACGATCGCAAGCTTTACCAGAGACAGGCGATAGTCTTTTTTTTGTTGGTGACGAAGATTTTACCGATGGTAAATTTAATCGTCCCAGTTTTTGATGAAATAGCTTATCAAGGTGTTCCCGATATCCGCGTGATTGTCTATCGGGGGGTTCCAGCAATGGCAATGTTGCGTCTCCCCACGCGGGCTTCTGACGGTAAGGCTAATTTACACAGAGGTGGCGTTGGTGTTGGTATTGATCTCTCAACAGGCACAACGCTAGCTGGTATCCAGAAAAACCACTACATTGAAAAACATCCTGAAACTGGGCATTCATTGCGCGATCGCCAGATACCTCACTGGCAAACAATATTAAACATGGCTGCTAAATTGGGCGATAAAACAGAGTTTGGCTATCTCGGCGTTGACATTGTTCTTGATCAGCAAAAAGGTTCACTTTTACTAGAAATTAACGCCCGTCCTGGACTTGCAATTCAAATTGCTAATCAACAAGGGCTAATTGGGCGACTCAAAGCAATTGATCATGCCTTGCCAAAACTTTCAGGAATTCCAGAAAAAATTGCCTTTGCACAAGAAGCATTTGCAGTAGAAGCCAGTTCAATTAATGTGTTGTCTGATCTTTACAAGTAAGTTCTTGGGTTCATAATGCTCCCACAACAGAAAACTATTTACCAAACTTGGCATACAAAGCAGGTAAAACTACCAATGTTAATGCCGTAGAAGTAAACAAATCACCTAATTCGGCATGGGGTGCGATACGCCAAGGGCGTCTGCGCCCTGCGCAATCGCCTGCCAAAAACTCGGACTCAAACCGGATACAGCATTAACACAGGTGATATCGCGCGATCGCCACGCCGACTTTGCCCAACAATTAGCCTTACTAGCCGCATCTATAGAACGCACTGATATAGCAATCGCCAACTCTATTAGGACATATAGCAGGGAACAGGGAACAGGGAACAGGGTTGAAAATCTCGTAATGTCCGTATTTTCTCATTCGTTCATGTCCTAATCTACCTGGCAACGGCTATAACTGTTAAATTTCTTGAAATATTTTATAATTCCCACAAACGACTTCTACACAGATATCTCCTTCCAAACGAAAATAAATGAGTGATGAATCTGTCTCAATGCTTCCCTTTGAATCCTTAAATGGGTAAGACAAGGCTGATAAAATTTGACTTTCGCCTTCCTCGATTTTCTTGAGTTCGACCTCCCCTACCCAAAAGCAAAAATCTTCATCATCTGTATTTAGAGGCTGAGAAATCACAAGGTGAACGATTCGATAAAGTTCAATCTTCGCATCACCAGATTCGGGACCAAAGGTAAACTCAAGGCGCAATCCAACATTTTGAGGAAGTAAAGAAATTCCAATGAGATCAGCGCTTTTCAAATCTTCCAAAAAGGTTGTTATATTTTGGGCAATGCTTATAGTCATGGAATCACAATTTTTCCGGTACTATGTGTATTTGCTCCAGGGATAAATTGTATTTTGCTACCAAATTTGTCGTACCTGCGAGGGTAATATTTTCTATTATTACCTTTAATCTTTGGCTCGGTACGAACAATTTATCCATTTGGTCTAATATGAATTACACTACCATCTGGATGCTCATAGGTTTCATATCCGCCTGTTGTGGAGGTTTGAAATTCAAAGCCTTGATTGGTGAGTATTGTTCTTGCTTCTGACCTAGTTTTTCCTGTTAGATTAGTAAGCTGCTGGGCGGCTAGATTCATCAGTGAGAAAGGACAATTCGTTTTGTAAGATTTGTTTTGTTCATTGAGTATTACACATCAAAGATACAACCACTTGTGTTTCCTCTGATCATGCAGTGTTAATCCCCTTGCACTTAAGTGGATAATTTCAACTTTTGGATCGAATTGAGCAGGACTTGAAAATAATTGGTGATGGGCGATAGCTTGGCGCTCTGCCTGGAGCGCAGATTGCATGAATACACAGGCAATACGGTTCGGTTGCTTGTTTTTTTTCTCAAGGAAGATCCCCCCAACAGAGTTAAAAAGGGGGCTTATAACCCTCTTTTACCCCCTTAAAAAGGGGGTCGCCGCAGGCGGGGGGATCTTATCCGAACCGTATTGAATAGACAGGTATTTTTCGCTCACAATTCAATAACCCGCAAGTTGGCTTATTAGATTTGAACTAACCTGAAAACTGAAGCTAAAAATCCACTTATCACTATCAAACCGAGTATATACAGGATTTGGGTAGTACGTTGAGCCTTAACTAAGATTTCCTGGTAAGAAAGTTGATAATTTCTAATCAGAAAGAAGGCTGGAGGACTAAAGATTTGAGGTAGCAATCGATTGAGTAAAAATCGCAGCAAAGTGTTGACATTCCAAAGCTTTGTGCGAAGGGGAGCTTGGTTATACTGCCAAGGAAAAGCAATTTGGGCAAGACGTATCAAAGCTTTGACATCAGCAAACCGTAAGGATTCGTATAAAGGTAGAGCACCAGAGATGTCATCAT
This portion of the Brasilonema sennae CENA114 genome encodes:
- a CDS encoding sugar-transfer associated ATP-grasp domain-containing protein, whose protein sequence is MVNLIVPVFDEIAYQGVPDIRVIVYRGVPAMAMLRLPTRASDGKANLHRGGVGVGIDLSTGTTLAGIQKNHYIEKHPETGHSLRDRQIPHWQTILNMAAKLGDKTEFGYLGVDIVLDQQKGSLLLEINARPGLAIQIANQQGLIGRLKAIDHALPKLSGIPEKIAFAQEAFAVEASSINVLSDLYK
- a CDS encoding PASTA domain-containing protein produces the protein MNLAAQQLTNLTGKTRSEARTILTNQGFEFQTSTTGGYETYEHPDGSVIHIRPNG
- a CDS encoding RimK/LysX family protein, yielding MSVTGCTSQKTQATDGVEYKTQVVGWVEKARIPGVAQEIKVKLDTGAKTTSINAEILDKFKWMED